The following coding sequences are from one Geothrix sp. window:
- the nuoL gene encoding NADH-quinone oxidoreductase subunit L, with protein sequence MNKYYWLIPILPLLGSAFNGLLGKRAGKGVVTIVGLGVVLGSLLLAASAFFAMKGMPDHRLVLNYGEWMATGSLSVPFGLAIDPLSGTMMLVITGIGFLIHLYSVGYMHEDEGYYRFFCYLNLFVFFMLTLVLGSSLVLMFVGWEGVGLCSYLLIGYFYETDFAPDAGLKAFLTNRVGDLGVSIGMLVLFAAFGTLTVSDILTQAGHLAPEVGFGVLTFATLMLFFGATGKSAQLPLYLWLPDAMAGPTPVSALIHAATMVTSGIYMICRLAPVFSLAPITMDVVAWVGGATALFAATIGLVQRDIKKVLAYSTVSQLGYMFLGLGASGFAAGFFHVFTHAWFKALLFLGAGSVIHAMHHEQDLFKMGGLKTKTKITFITMFAGTIAIMGFPGTSGFFSKDEILYLAFLKSPALWVIGVIGACCTSFYMWRLMALTFWGEPRDHHAYDHAHESPLTMTLPLMVLALGSLFWGFWGVPEAFGGHFAVGEWLKPALTYGQTHAAHGHHEGPAVLLAIISTGLGLGFGFLGWSKYKNGPAGELAFAAKFPFVHNLLLNKYYVDEGVELYLLRPTRWFGNLLWKLFDVILIDGVGVNLPGALTRVFGDFTALLQTGRVRNYALSMALGTAVLLYVFLK encoded by the coding sequence ATGAACAAGTACTACTGGCTCATTCCGATCCTCCCCCTGCTGGGCTCGGCCTTCAACGGCCTGCTGGGCAAGCGCGCCGGCAAGGGCGTCGTCACCATCGTCGGCCTCGGCGTGGTCCTGGGCTCCCTGCTCCTGGCCGCCTCGGCCTTCTTCGCCATGAAGGGCATGCCCGATCACCGCCTGGTGCTGAACTACGGCGAATGGATGGCCACCGGTTCCCTGAGCGTCCCCTTCGGCCTGGCCATCGACCCCCTCAGCGGCACCATGATGCTGGTCATCACGGGCATCGGCTTCCTCATCCACCTCTACTCCGTGGGCTACATGCACGAGGACGAGGGCTACTACCGGTTCTTCTGCTACCTGAACCTCTTCGTGTTCTTCATGCTCACGCTGGTGCTGGGCTCCAGCCTGGTGCTGATGTTCGTGGGCTGGGAGGGGGTGGGCCTCTGCTCCTACCTGCTCATCGGCTACTTCTACGAGACGGACTTCGCGCCGGACGCGGGTCTCAAGGCCTTCCTCACCAACCGCGTGGGCGACCTGGGCGTGTCCATCGGCATGCTGGTCCTCTTCGCCGCCTTCGGCACCCTGACCGTGTCCGACATCCTCACCCAGGCGGGCCACCTGGCCCCTGAGGTGGGCTTCGGCGTCCTCACTTTCGCCACCCTCATGCTGTTCTTCGGCGCCACGGGCAAGAGCGCCCAGCTGCCGCTCTACCTCTGGCTGCCGGATGCCATGGCGGGCCCCACCCCCGTCAGCGCCCTCATCCACGCGGCCACCATGGTCACCAGCGGCATCTACATGATCTGCCGCCTGGCACCCGTGTTCTCGCTCGCTCCCATCACCATGGACGTGGTGGCCTGGGTGGGCGGCGCCACGGCCCTCTTTGCCGCCACCATCGGCCTGGTGCAGCGTGACATCAAGAAGGTGCTGGCCTATTCCACGGTCTCCCAGCTGGGCTACATGTTCCTGGGCCTGGGCGCCTCGGGCTTCGCCGCAGGCTTCTTCCACGTCTTCACCCACGCCTGGTTCAAGGCTCTCCTCTTCCTCGGCGCCGGCAGCGTGATCCACGCCATGCACCACGAGCAGGACCTCTTCAAGATGGGTGGCCTCAAGACCAAGACGAAGATCACCTTCATCACGATGTTCGCCGGCACCATCGCCATCATGGGCTTCCCCGGCACCTCGGGCTTCTTCAGCAAGGACGAGATCCTCTACCTGGCCTTCCTGAAGTCCCCGGCCCTCTGGGTGATCGGCGTCATCGGCGCCTGCTGCACAAGCTTCTACATGTGGCGCCTGATGGCCCTCACCTTCTGGGGCGAGCCGCGCGACCACCACGCCTACGACCATGCCCATGAGAGCCCCCTGACCATGACCCTGCCCCTGATGGTGCTGGCCCTGGGCTCCCTGTTCTGGGGCTTCTGGGGCGTGCCCGAAGCCTTCGGCGGCCACTTCGCCGTGGGCGAGTGGCTGAAGCCGGCCCTCACCTATGGCCAGACCCATGCGGCCCACGGCCATCATGAGGGCCCGGCGGTGCTGCTCGCGATCATCTCCACCGGCCTGGGCCTGGGCTTCGGCTTCCTCGGCTGGTCGAAGTACAAGAACGGGCCCGCCGGCGAGCTGGCCTTCGCGGCGAAGTTCCCCTTCGTGCACAACCTGCTGCTGAACAAGTACTACGTGGACGAGGGCGTGGAGCTCTACCTGCTGCGGCCCACCCGCTGGTTCGGCAACCTGCTCTGGAAGCTCTTCGACGTGATCCTCATCGACGGCGTGGGCGTGAACCTGCCGGGCGCGCTGACGCGGGTCTTCGGCGACTTCACCGCCCTCCTGCAGACCGGCCGGGTGCGCAACTACGCGCTCAGCATGGCGCTGGGGACCGCGGTCCTCCTCTATGTCTTCCTGAAGTAG
- a CDS encoding complex I subunit 4 family protein yields MTWLTSHPLSFLVFAPALLGFVILALPHALGRLSRMLGFMGALAFFALSLAWLLGHGGVMVTERAPWFTLVGLPVDYALTVDGLNLWLVILTTFLVPLTMLGTWNSLKDRIGTFAALFLMLETGMLGALMAQDLFFFYLFWEAMLIPMYFMIGVWGGDECRYAANKFFLYTLGGSLLWLVALLYLANKAGGFNPTLMGQAASLLPFSVQCWLFIAFAVAFAIKVPLFPLHTWLPDAHVQAPTAGSVILAGVLLKLGGYGFIRFAIPMFPQAAMHYAKPLALLSVIAIVYGALVAMVQRDIKKLVAYSSVSHMGFVMLGLASFTVIGTQGAMLQMLNHGISTGALFLLVGMLYDRAHTRMIADFGGVVTKMPVFTTFFLIVTLSSIGLPLTNGFVGEFWILNGTFLSGFSWGRLYACLATSGVLLGAVYMLWMFKRVFWGPENKDEDSGTHHLHSDLNAREIAVLLPLVALIVWMGVHPKTFVAASEAPVTALLKDAGAPELRTFVLKPAVHEAPAAHAPEVHEGTPGPAAHEVHR; encoded by the coding sequence ATGACCTGGCTGACCTCCCATCCCCTCTCCTTCCTGGTCTTCGCCCCGGCGCTGCTCGGCTTCGTGATCCTGGCGCTGCCCCACGCCCTGGGCCGCCTCTCCCGGATGCTCGGCTTCATGGGCGCCCTGGCCTTCTTCGCCCTCAGCCTGGCCTGGCTCCTGGGCCACGGCGGGGTGATGGTGACCGAGCGCGCCCCCTGGTTCACCCTGGTGGGCCTGCCGGTGGACTACGCCCTCACCGTGGACGGCCTGAACCTCTGGCTGGTGATCCTCACCACCTTCCTGGTGCCCCTCACCATGCTGGGCACCTGGAACAGCCTCAAGGACCGCATCGGCACCTTCGCGGCCCTGTTCCTCATGCTGGAGACCGGCATGCTGGGCGCCCTCATGGCCCAGGACCTGTTCTTCTTCTACCTGTTCTGGGAAGCCATGCTCATCCCGATGTACTTCATGATCGGGGTCTGGGGCGGCGACGAGTGCCGCTACGCCGCCAACAAGTTCTTCCTCTACACCCTGGGCGGCTCCCTGCTCTGGCTGGTGGCGCTGCTCTACCTGGCCAACAAGGCCGGCGGCTTCAACCCCACCCTCATGGGCCAGGCGGCCTCGCTGCTGCCCTTCAGCGTCCAGTGCTGGCTCTTCATCGCCTTCGCCGTGGCCTTCGCCATCAAGGTGCCACTCTTCCCGCTGCACACCTGGCTGCCGGACGCCCACGTACAGGCCCCCACGGCCGGTTCGGTCATCCTGGCCGGCGTGCTGCTGAAGCTGGGCGGATATGGCTTCATCCGCTTCGCCATCCCCATGTTCCCCCAGGCGGCCATGCACTACGCCAAGCCCCTGGCCCTGCTCAGCGTGATTGCCATCGTCTACGGCGCGCTGGTGGCCATGGTGCAGCGCGACATCAAGAAGCTGGTGGCCTACTCCTCCGTGAGCCACATGGGCTTCGTGATGCTGGGCCTGGCCTCGTTCACCGTGATCGGCACCCAGGGCGCCATGCTGCAGATGCTCAACCACGGCATCAGCACCGGCGCGCTCTTCCTCCTGGTGGGCATGCTCTACGACCGGGCCCACACCCGCATGATCGCCGACTTCGGCGGGGTGGTGACGAAGATGCCCGTGTTCACCACGTTCTTCCTCATCGTCACCCTCAGCTCCATCGGCCTGCCCCTCACCAACGGGTTCGTGGGCGAGTTCTGGATCCTCAACGGCACCTTCCTCTCCGGCTTCAGCTGGGGCCGCCTCTACGCCTGCCTGGCCACTTCCGGCGTGCTGCTGGGCGCGGTGTACATGCTCTGGATGTTCAAGCGGGTCTTCTGGGGTCCCGAGAACAAGGATGAGGACAGCGGCACCCACCACCTCCACAGCGACCTGAATGCCCGTGAGATCGCCGTCCTGCTGCCGCTGGTGGCGCTCATCGTCTGGATGGGGGTGCATCCCAAGACCTTCGTGGCCGCCAGCGAGGCGCCCGTCACGGCCCTGCTGAAGGACGCCGGGGCCCCGGAGCTCCGTACCTTCGTGTTGAAGCCGGCGGTGCATGAAGCCCCCGCCGCTCACGCCCCGGAGGTCCACGAGGGCACCCCCGGACCCGCCGCCCATGAGGTGCACCGATGA
- a CDS encoding NADH-quinone oxidoreductase subunit N, protein MNLTPSQWAALLPLIIPALGACAVPLMALDRDQATAKWIRAAMYGTALLAVGASFWYLTNLWQTGSQPSFYQLRMDRLAQFTGIFVLVAAALTILQSWDHFHQEGWVKGETLSLLLFSVTGMLLFAATSHFVALFLGLELFSIPLYAMVGTVRARTESSEGGMKYFLTGAVASSCFLMGGVLIYGLSGTLDLTAAAITLKAQGLALDPLVLAGAALMLMGFLFKVSAVPFHQWTPDAYEASPHPIAGFMSVATKGVALIALLRIFPGSLAPLGAVGVKMQAVVAAVAMATLVLGNLTALVQTNVKRMLAYSSISHAGYLLLGLVAGTPAAYSGMLFYLVIYLAMNMGAFGLLTAFGLVGEQTTFDDLRGLGWKRPAMGVAAAIFMLSLAGIPPMGGFYGKYMIFRELVGTGHVGMAILGVLASLVSAFYYLRVLVALFLQAPSAEAERLASDRPAVHAPLAGATVLVCAAIVLAGGFLQAFLADGFARRALVDGLGLIR, encoded by the coding sequence ATGAACCTCACTCCCAGCCAGTGGGCGGCCCTGCTGCCGCTGATCATCCCGGCCCTGGGCGCCTGTGCCGTTCCCCTCATGGCCCTCGACCGCGACCAGGCCACCGCGAAGTGGATCCGGGCGGCCATGTACGGCACGGCCCTGCTCGCCGTGGGCGCCAGCTTCTGGTACCTGACCAACCTGTGGCAGACCGGCTCCCAGCCGAGCTTCTACCAGCTGCGCATGGACCGGCTGGCCCAGTTCACCGGCATCTTCGTGCTGGTGGCCGCGGCCCTCACCATCCTCCAGAGCTGGGACCACTTCCACCAGGAAGGGTGGGTGAAAGGCGAAACCCTCTCCCTGCTCCTCTTCTCCGTGACGGGCATGCTGCTCTTCGCCGCCACCTCGCATTTCGTGGCCCTGTTCCTGGGGCTTGAGCTCTTTAGCATCCCCCTCTACGCCATGGTGGGCACGGTGCGCGCGCGCACCGAGAGCTCCGAAGGCGGCATGAAGTATTTCCTCACCGGCGCCGTGGCCTCCAGCTGCTTCCTCATGGGCGGCGTGCTGATCTACGGGCTGAGCGGCACGCTGGATCTGACGGCCGCGGCGATCACGCTCAAGGCCCAGGGGCTGGCCCTGGATCCCCTGGTGCTGGCCGGGGCGGCCCTCATGCTCATGGGCTTCCTCTTCAAGGTGTCGGCCGTCCCCTTCCACCAGTGGACGCCGGACGCCTATGAGGCTTCGCCCCATCCCATCGCGGGCTTCATGTCCGTGGCCACCAAGGGCGTGGCCCTCATCGCCCTGTTGCGCATCTTCCCAGGCAGCCTGGCGCCCCTGGGCGCCGTGGGCGTGAAGATGCAGGCCGTGGTGGCCGCGGTGGCCATGGCGACCCTGGTGCTCGGAAACCTCACGGCCCTGGTGCAGACCAACGTGAAGCGCATGCTGGCCTACTCCAGCATCAGCCATGCCGGCTACCTGCTCCTGGGCCTGGTGGCGGGCACCCCCGCTGCCTACAGTGGCATGCTGTTCTACCTGGTCATCTACCTGGCCATGAACATGGGCGCCTTCGGGCTGCTGACGGCCTTCGGGCTGGTCGGCGAGCAGACCACCTTCGATGACCTCCGCGGCCTGGGCTGGAAGCGGCCGGCCATGGGCGTCGCCGCGGCCATCTTCATGCTCAGCCTCGCCGGGATCCCCCCCATGGGCGGCTTCTACGGCAAGTACATGATCTTCCGCGAGCTGGTGGGCACCGGCCACGTCGGGATGGCCATCCTCGGCGTACTGGCCAGCCTCGTGTCGGCCTTCTACTACCTGCGGGTCCTGGTGGCCCTCTTCCTCCAGGCGCCCAGTGCCGAGGCCGAGCGGCTGGCCTCGGATCGGCCGGCCGTGCATGCCCCCCTGGCCGGCGCCACGGTGCTGGTCTGTGCCGCCATCGTCCTGGCCGGCGGCTTCCTACAGGCCTTCCTGGCGGACGGGTTCGCCCGGCGGGCCCTGGTGGATGGTCTCGGCCTCATCCGCTGA
- a CDS encoding efflux RND transporter periplasmic adaptor subunit codes for MKRNTWIGLGIGIAVVAGGTAYVLTRPKDEIKWRSGKVERGNITQRINATGAVSPVVQVAVGTQVSGVISALYVDYNSIVKKGQLIAQIDPTIWETQLADAKAGLERAKTNMDDARRQYERAKRLAADKLLADQDLEAKQVAYQTAVTSMENAKASMDRAKANLDYCNITAPVDGVVISRLADVGQTVAASFSTPNLFQIAQDLSAMKVQVNIGESDIDEIKVGQRAMFTVDSLPDKQFTASVSLVRQEPITTQNVVNYVVEMIVPNEPLPGSEEDGKAPATREAGKGGGGEAGGHSRGAGKAGGQEGAPDPEKAWERMKDRLPAGTTKQEFFKRFKERQAAGALKAMPAVSAAPNGDPRALARIPGGASQLGGPKFTGNLALRSGMTANVTISTNQRRDVLRVPNAALRFNPAAFLKDDKKADGPRLGQPAVMGGGPPRPAGAQTGTGSKGGMVARREDRVWVLENGKPKAIVVKAGISDGQFTEVSGEGLTEGMQVLMGVDTAKQASGSPAPLGGAPGGGRR; via the coding sequence ATGAAGCGGAACACCTGGATCGGTCTTGGCATTGGCATCGCGGTGGTGGCAGGGGGCACCGCCTATGTCCTGACCCGGCCCAAGGACGAGATCAAGTGGCGCTCGGGCAAGGTCGAACGGGGCAACATCACCCAGCGCATCAATGCCACGGGGGCGGTGAGTCCGGTGGTGCAGGTGGCCGTGGGCACCCAGGTGTCCGGCGTGATCTCAGCCCTCTACGTGGACTACAACAGCATCGTGAAGAAGGGGCAGCTCATCGCCCAGATCGACCCCACCATCTGGGAGACCCAGCTGGCCGACGCCAAGGCGGGCCTGGAGCGGGCCAAGACCAACATGGACGATGCGCGGCGCCAGTACGAGCGGGCCAAGCGCCTCGCCGCCGATAAGCTGCTGGCCGACCAGGACCTGGAAGCCAAGCAGGTGGCCTACCAGACCGCCGTGACCAGCATGGAGAATGCCAAGGCCTCCATGGACCGCGCCAAGGCCAACCTGGACTACTGCAACATCACCGCCCCGGTGGATGGCGTGGTCATCTCCCGTCTGGCCGACGTGGGCCAGACCGTGGCCGCCAGCTTCAGCACGCCAAACCTCTTCCAGATCGCCCAGGACCTCTCGGCGATGAAGGTCCAGGTGAACATCGGGGAATCCGACATCGACGAGATCAAGGTGGGGCAGCGGGCCATGTTCACCGTGGACAGCCTTCCGGACAAGCAGTTCACGGCCTCGGTGAGCCTGGTCCGCCAGGAGCCCATCACCACCCAGAACGTCGTGAACTACGTCGTGGAGATGATCGTTCCCAACGAGCCCCTGCCGGGCTCCGAGGAGGACGGCAAGGCCCCGGCCACCCGTGAAGCCGGGAAGGGCGGAGGTGGCGAGGCCGGAGGGCATTCCCGGGGGGCGGGGAAGGCCGGAGGCCAGGAGGGGGCACCGGACCCCGAGAAGGCCTGGGAGCGCATGAAGGACCGCCTGCCGGCCGGCACCACCAAACAGGAATTCTTCAAGCGTTTCAAGGAACGCCAGGCTGCTGGCGCGCTCAAGGCGATGCCGGCCGTCTCCGCGGCTCCGAATGGGGATCCCAGGGCCCTGGCCCGCATTCCGGGCGGCGCCAGCCAGCTGGGAGGACCGAAGTTCACGGGCAACCTGGCCCTGCGTTCCGGCATGACGGCCAACGTCACCATCAGCACCAACCAGCGCCGCGACGTGCTGCGCGTGCCCAATGCCGCCCTGCGCTTCAACCCGGCCGCCTTCCTCAAGGATGACAAGAAGGCCGACGGCCCCCGCCTGGGCCAGCCCGCAGTCATGGGTGGTGGCCCGCCGCGGCCCGCAGGCGCCCAGACCGGCACGGGCAGCAAGGGAGGCATGGTGGCCCGGCGGGAGGATCGCGTCTGGGTGCTCGAGAACGGCAAACCCAAGGCCATCGTGGTGAAGGCGGGCATTTCCGATGGGCAGTTCACCGAGGTGTCGGGCGAAGGCCTCACGGAGGGCATGCAGGTCCTCATGGGGGTCGACACCGCGAAACAGGCCAGCGGCTCTCCGGCGCCCCTGGGCGGCGCGCCCGGCGGCGGACGGCGCTAG
- a CDS encoding ABC transporter permease, translating into MSPMEFLKLALFAITRNKMRAFLTMLGIIVGVGAVIAMIGIGEGSKRASIALIQNMGSNMLQIFPGQGSNRFGPSAMGSSDILLESDVPLIEQELGGSSVVAASQLVRTTRPVIYQNSNYVSSIQGSNPNFLQIRGWDVESGRFFTDAEVRGMAKVCVLGQTVKDNLFPNGDDPVGQTVRIGALPFVVVGVLEKKGAGMFGDQDDLIVAPYTTVMRKIMGRDKIQQIMLSAQEGKAELAEAEVTALLRQRMKTPPKDDNPFQIRKQDDIVQMQTQQAGILTALLAVAASISLVVGGIGISNIMLVSVTERTREIGVRRALGATQRNILWQFLVEAIVLSILGGLIGVGFAMSAIGILQKFQVPAVTESWAVALGLGFSGLVGVVAGFLPALKAARLDVIDALRYE; encoded by the coding sequence ATGTCTCCGATGGAGTTCCTGAAGCTGGCCCTGTTCGCCATCACCCGCAACAAGATGCGGGCCTTCCTCACCATGCTCGGCATCATCGTGGGCGTGGGCGCGGTCATCGCCATGATCGGCATCGGCGAGGGCTCCAAGCGGGCTTCCATCGCCCTGATCCAGAACATGGGCTCCAACATGCTCCAGATCTTCCCCGGCCAGGGCAGCAACCGCTTCGGCCCCTCGGCCATGGGCAGCTCCGACATCCTCCTGGAAAGCGACGTGCCCCTGATCGAGCAGGAACTGGGCGGAAGCAGCGTGGTGGCGGCCAGCCAGCTGGTCCGGACCACCCGGCCCGTCATCTACCAGAACAGCAACTACGTGTCCTCCATCCAGGGTTCCAACCCGAACTTCCTGCAGATCCGGGGCTGGGATGTCGAGAGTGGCCGCTTCTTCACGGACGCCGAGGTTCGCGGCATGGCCAAGGTCTGCGTGCTGGGTCAGACCGTGAAGGACAACCTGTTCCCCAATGGCGATGATCCCGTGGGACAGACCGTCCGGATCGGCGCCCTGCCGTTCGTGGTGGTCGGCGTCCTGGAGAAGAAGGGCGCCGGCATGTTCGGCGACCAGGACGACCTCATCGTGGCGCCGTACACGACCGTGATGCGGAAGATCATGGGCCGGGACAAGATCCAGCAGATCATGCTGAGTGCCCAGGAAGGCAAGGCCGAGCTGGCCGAGGCCGAGGTCACGGCCCTGCTCCGGCAGCGGATGAAGACGCCGCCCAAGGACGACAACCCCTTCCAGATCCGCAAGCAGGACGACATCGTGCAGATGCAGACCCAGCAGGCCGGCATCCTCACGGCCCTCCTCGCCGTGGCCGCCAGCATCTCCCTGGTGGTGGGCGGCATCGGCATCTCGAACATCATGCTGGTGAGCGTCACCGAGCGCACCCGCGAGATCGGCGTGCGCCGCGCCCTCGGGGCCACCCAGCGGAACATCCTCTGGCAGTTCCTGGTGGAGGCCATCGTGCTGTCCATCCTGGGGGGGCTCATCGGCGTGGGCTTCGCCATGAGCGCCATCGGCATCCTCCAGAAGTTCCAGGTGCCCGCCGTGACCGAGAGCTGGGCCGTGGCCCTGGGCCTCGGCTTCAGCGGCCTCGTGGGCGTGGTGGCGGGTTTCCTGCCGGCCCTGAAGGCCGCGCGGCTGGATGTGATCGACGCGCTGAGGTACGAATAG